One segment of Candidatus Manganitrophus noduliformans DNA contains the following:
- a CDS encoding response regulator, giving the protein MAKRILIIDDEQLLLDLLTHLLSKIGYEADQALDSREAAGKLKDRKYDAVFLDMKMPLMDGKALYSQIQERFPDMAKRVVFITGDVANPETISFLEETGNLFIEKPFTIKEVKNLLDGFFMNPNASSPPSDIPR; this is encoded by the coding sequence ATGGCCAAGAGAATCCTGATCATCGACGATGAGCAGCTCCTTCTCGATCTGCTCACCCATCTTCTGTCCAAAATCGGATATGAGGCGGATCAGGCTTTGGACAGCCGGGAGGCGGCGGGAAAATTAAAAGATCGGAAGTACGACGCCGTTTTCCTCGACATGAAAATGCCGCTGATGGACGGGAAGGCGCTTTATTCTCAGATTCAGGAACGTTTCCCCGACATGGCCAAGCGGGTGGTTTTTATTACCGGAGATGTCGCCAATCCGGAGACGATTTCATTCCTCGAAGAGACCGGCAATCTTTTTATCGAAAAGCCGTTCACGATTAAGGAGGTCAAAAACCTCCTCGACGGTTTTTTCATGAACCCGAACGCTTCTTCTCCCCCTTCAGATATTCCTCGATAA
- the prfB gene encoding peptide chain release factor 2 (programmed frameshift): protein MLIELKQNLEAVRQELEQLRSHLDLADHQEQIEKLTSESSDPNFWKDPSIAQNKLALKSRFEKEIKRWNEIETRFEETSVMLQLSEEEGDASLEKEIEANLLQLKSEIDQFTIETLLSGEKDFNNAIVTLHPGAGGTESQDWAQMLMRMYVRWAERKGYRIETLDLQPGEEAGIKSVTFSVKGPYAYGYLKSESGVHRLVRISPFDANKRRHTSFASVFISPEIEDDPDVVIDEKDLRIDTYRASSAGGQHVNKTSSAVRITHLPTGVVVQCQNERSQLQNKAVAMTVLKSRLYEIQQAQKEAELSKLTGAGEKKEIGWGHQIRSYVFQPYQMVKDHRTGLEKGNVTAVMDGEIDPFIEEYLKGEKKRSGS, encoded by the exons ATGCTGATTGAATTAAAACAGAACCTTGAAGCGGTGCGGCAGGAACTCGAACAGCTCCGGAGCCATCTT GACCTCGCCGACCATCAAGAGCAGATCGAGAAATTAACGTCCGAATCGAGCGATCCCAACTTTTGGAAAGATCCGTCCATCGCTCAGAATAAGCTCGCCCTCAAGTCACGCTTCGAGAAGGAGATCAAGCGCTGGAACGAAATCGAGACCCGCTTCGAAGAGACCTCCGTAATGTTGCAGCTGTCGGAAGAAGAGGGGGACGCGTCGCTTGAGAAAGAGATCGAGGCCAACCTTCTGCAGCTCAAATCGGAGATCGATCAGTTCACGATCGAAACCCTTCTCTCCGGCGAGAAAGATTTCAACAATGCGATCGTCACCCTCCATCCGGGGGCCGGGGGAACCGAATCTCAGGACTGGGCGCAGATGCTCATGCGGATGTATGTACGCTGGGCCGAGCGGAAAGGGTATCGGATCGAAACCCTCGATCTCCAACCGGGAGAAGAAGCGGGAATCAAAAGCGTCACCTTTTCCGTGAAGGGACCGTACGCTTACGGATATCTAAAATCCGAAAGCGGGGTTCACCGTCTCGTTCGGATCTCGCCGTTCGATGCCAATAAACGAAGACACACCTCCTTCGCTTCGGTTTTCATCTCCCCTGAAATCGAGGATGATCCCGACGTAGTGATCGACGAGAAAGACCTTCGGATCGACACCTATCGCGCCAGCAGCGCCGGAGGGCAGCATGTCAACAAGACCTCCTCGGCGGTGCGGATCACCCATTTGCCGACCGGCGTCGTCGTCCAGTGCCAGAACGAGCGCTCCCAACTCCAGAATAAAGCGGTGGCGATGACCGTCTTGAAGTCCCGGCTCTATGAAATCCAGCAAGCGCAAAAAGAGGCGGAATTGTCAAAATTGACCGGAGCGGGGGAGAAGAAAGAGATCGGATGGGGGCATCAGATCCGGTCGTACGTCTTTCAGCCTTACCAGATGGTGAAAGACCACCGGACCGGTCTTGAAAAGGGAAACGTGACGGCGGTGATGGACGGGGAGATCGATCCGTTTATCGAGGAATATCTGAAGGGGGAGAAGAAGCGTTCGGGTTCATGA
- a CDS encoding response regulator, whose product MTRRIKLMIADDHTIVRQGMKKLLETYPELQIVGESQDGEETVEIAVQLLPDLIIMDISMPGLNGLEATREIKKRLPEIKILILTMHAEKEYIFKILQSGASGYLLKGSPIEELVSAIHAVDRGESYLSPAVSKSIIEDYVGGGVRRPVTTRSQPLTTREREVLQLIAEGYTSKRIATRLSLSAKTIETHRSHIMQKLNIHNAAGLIRYAIQKGWVEGPHAQER is encoded by the coding sequence GTGACGAGAAGAATCAAGCTCATGATCGCCGACGATCATACCATCGTCCGGCAGGGGATGAAAAAACTTCTTGAGACCTATCCGGAGCTTCAGATTGTCGGAGAGTCGCAAGACGGGGAGGAGACGGTGGAAATCGCCGTGCAGCTCCTTCCCGACCTGATCATCATGGATATCAGCATGCCCGGCCTCAACGGCCTGGAGGCGACCCGCGAGATTAAAAAGCGGCTTCCCGAAATAAAGATCTTGATTCTCACGATGCATGCGGAGAAGGAATACATCTTCAAAATTCTTCAATCGGGCGCTTCGGGTTATCTGCTCAAAGGCTCTCCCATCGAAGAGCTGGTCTCGGCGATCCACGCCGTGGATCGGGGGGAATCTTATCTTAGCCCCGCCGTTTCAAAGTCGATCATTGAAGATTATGTCGGCGGTGGGGTGAGACGGCCCGTCACGACGCGGTCTCAACCGCTGACGACCCGGGAGCGGGAGGTCCTGCAGCTGATTGCGGAGGGTTATACCAGCAAGCGCATCGCCACCCGACTCTCTCTTAGCGCCAAGACCATTGAAACGCACCGGTCCCATATCATGCAAAAATTGAATATCCACAACGCAGCCGGATTGATCCGATATGCCATTCAGAAAGGCTGGGTTGAAGGACCTCACGCGCAGGAACGGTAG
- a CDS encoding response regulator transcription factor: MPEKRSLTKRETEIVRLVADGFKNREVAEKLQISVKTVETHRANIMNKLALRNLAELIRYAIQKGLVKIDQEA; this comes from the coding sequence ATGCCGGAAAAGAGATCTTTAACGAAGCGTGAAACCGAAATTGTGCGTCTTGTCGCGGACGGCTTTAAAAATAGGGAAGTGGCGGAAAAGCTTCAGATTAGTGTCAAGACGGTGGAGACCCACCGGGCCAATATCATGAATAAACTTGCCCTCAGAAACCTGGCCGAGTTGATTCGATACGCGATTCAAAAAGGATTGGTTAAAATCGATCAAGAAGCGTAA